GCGTAAGCCACCGCGGACACCAGTACGAGGCCCGTTCCCACCGTCGTGATGGCGTTGGGACGCACCCCCCGCCGCACGAGCTCTGCCACCACCGGCCGGAGCGCGGCGTAGTAGGGCCGCTCCAGCGCCTCAAGCGGTTTCAGCGTCGTATCGCTCCTCGCCGAGCCGGGGTGGTGACCGGGCCGATCGGCCAAACGCCGCGAAACAATAATTGGCAGAACCGCTTAGGGCAATCCGAGAGGAGGGGATTATCTCGCCGGGACATCGCCATAGATAAGGTAAGGCCGGCGGCGCTCGAGAAAGCGCCGGCGCGCCGGCTCCCACGAACGAACGATGGCAGCCGGGTCCTCGGCGCGTTCGAGCGCCTGGCGCAGCGCGGGCCCGCCCGCCAGCCGATCGAAGCGGGCCGAGTCGAGCGCGATCCGACCCGGGTGACGGGCGGTGATGGCGCTCAGCAGATACACGGCGGTAGCGGTGGGGTCGTAGCGGGCGCGGTCGGTGACGTGGAGACGGATGCCGTTCAGGCGCTGTCCATCGAACTTGCCGTCGCCCGGGTGATCAGGAGTGAAGCGTACGGCGGAGAAGCGGACGCCGCCCATCGGCGCTTCACCGAGTGCCGCAACCACGCCCGCGGCGTCGAGCCACGGCGCGCCGATCTGCTCGAAGGGCGCGTCCGACCCTCGACCGACCGACAGCGCCGTTCCCTCGAACAGACAGAGCCCCGGGTAATGGAACAGGCTCTCCATGCTGCGTAGATTGAGGCTGGGCGGCACCAAGGGGAGCCCGGTTTGATCCAGCGCCATCGTGCGGCGCCAGCCCGCCACCGGCACCACGGTGAGGTCGGCGCCCAGGCCGAGCACCCCGTTCGCGAGCCGCGCCAGCTCTCCCAAGGTCATGCCGTGCCGCATCGCGACCGGCAGGCGAGCCACCGCCGAAGGCGTCGCCGAGTCGAGTGCGTTGCCCTGCACCAGCCCGCCGATGGGATCGGGCCGGTCAAGCACGACCACGGGGATACGCGCCGTGGCGGCCGACTGCATCACCAGCACCGCCGTGGCCGCATAGGTGTAGTAGCGGGCCCCCGCGTCCTGCAAATCGAGCAGCAGGATGTCGATGTCGGCGAGCATCGCCGGGGTCGGGCCGATGGGGCGAACGCCATCGTGCAGCGCGTAGACCGGGAGGCCGGTGGCGGAATCGCGCTCGACCGCACCCGCCGGCCGGGTGTCGACGTCGAGGCGGCCGTTGAAGCCATGCTCCGGCCCGAAGAGTGCAGTCACCCGCACGCCCGCGGCGAGCAACCGGTCCACATCGCGGCGGCCGCGCGAATCGACGCCGGATTGATTGGTCACGAGTCCGACTCGGCGCCCGCGCACGAGGTGCATGCTGTCGGAGAGCAGCACTTCGATTCCCGGACGCACCGCCTGCTGCCGCGCTGACGCCGGGAGTTGCCCGGGCCCGGCGCCGCATGCCGCGCAGGCGGCGCTCCACATCACGAGCCATCCTCGTATGAATCGTCCGTGCGGTTGTCGGTGCACCTGAGATCCCTCGCGCCGTGGGCGCTCGCTGCCGGCGCACTGGCCTCGTTCGGCGTCGCGCCGGTTCGCGCGGCGCAGGCGGTGGAGGCGCAAGCCCCCGACCCCGCCGTCGATCGAATCCTCGCCACCCTCTCGCTCCACGACCGCGCCGCGCAGCTCGTGATGCCGTGGCTGCCGGGCACCTACGCATCCGCCGACGACCCATCGGGGGCGACGGTGCGGCGCTGGGTGGATTCGCTGCACGTGGGCGGTCTCATTGTCTCGGTTGGTTCGCCGCTCGATATCGCGGCCAGGCTCAACCGATTGCAGCGGCGCTCGCGGTTGCCGCTCCTCATCGCCTCGGACCTCGAGGAGGGAACCGCGCGGCGGCTCGCAGGCGGCACGGCATTCCCCACCAATATGGGCGTGGCCGCCGGCGGCAGGGAATCCGACGCGTACGCCATGGGCCGCGTGACCGCGGAGGAGGGGCGCGCCGTCGGCATCCGGCTCGCCTTCGCGCCGGTGGCCGACGTGAACAGCAATCCCGACAATCCGATCATCAACGTCCGCTCCTTCGGCGCCGACCCGCGGGCAGTGGCGCGGTTCGTCTCGGCCGAGGTGCGCGGCATGCAGGAGCACGGGGTCCTCGCCACCGTCAAGCATTTCCCCGGTCACGGGGACACCGATATCAACTCGCACCTGTCGCTCCCGGTGATCCACGCCGACTGGGCGCGCCTCGATTCGCTCGAGCTGGTCCCGTTCCGCGCAGCGATCGCGGCGGGTGCGGCGGGCGTCATGTCGGCCCACATCGCGGTGCCGGCGCTCGATGGCGGGCGCACCGAGCCCGGCACGATCGACCCCGGCATGCTCACCGGCGTGCTGCGCGATTCGCTCGGGTTCCGCGGCCTCGTCGTGACCGACGCGCTCGACATGGCCGGCCTGGTCCGGGGCTGGGGCGCGGACGACGCGCCGGTGCTCGCCCTCATGGCGGGCGCCGACCTGCTGCTCCAGCCGGCTGATCCCGACGGCGCCGTCGACGCGATCGTGCGCGCGGTGCGCGACGGCCGGATTACCCGTGCGCGCCTCGACCGGTCAGTGCGCAGGGTACTCGCGATGAAGCATCGCGCGGGACTTTTTCGCCATCGCACGGTACCGCTCGACGGCGTCTCCCGCGCCGTGGGGAGCGCGGAACATCTCGCCGTCGCGAGCGGCGTCGCGACCCGCTCGATCGTACTGCTCGACGACGGTGCCGGCGCGCTCGACAGCCTCCGGAGCGCGCCCCGGCGCGTTGCGCTCGTGGCGTACGGTGAGGAGCCGCAGATTCCGGTGGGCCACGCACTCGCCGCAGGTCTTCGCGATGCAGGCGACACGGTGGCGCTATTCCGCCTCTGGCCCGCGAGCGGACCCGCGAGCTACGACTCGGCACGCGCGCTCCTCGGCGGCGCGGGTACCGCGCTCTTTGCCGTCGCCGTCCGAGCGATCGCCGGCAACGCGCGCGTAGCGATCCCCGATGCACTCGCGGCGCTCATCAACGCGACGGCCCGCAGCCGTGCCACCGTGCTGCTGTCCCTCGGCTCGCCCTACATCATTCGGCAGACGCCGGCGGTCGGCACCTATCTCATCGCCTGGTCGGCGAACCCGATCAGCGAGACCGCCGCCGCCCGCGCATTGAGCGGTGCAGCGATCGGCGGCCGGCTGCCGATCTCCATCCCGCCCGCGTTTCCGCTCGGCGCCGGCCTCGATCGGCCCGAGACCCGCCGCGGGGGAACACCCACCCTCACCTCGGAGCGCCGATGACGCTCGCCGCCGGCGACTGGCTCATCATCGCCGCGTACTTCGCCATCTCCGCCGCCATCGGGTTGGCGTACACCCGTACGGCGGGCAAGTCGCTGGCGGAATATTTCGTCTCCGGCCGCTCGCTCCCCTGGTGGCTCGCGGGGACGAGCATGGTCGCCACCACCTTCGCGGCCGACACGCCGCTCGCCGTGGCCGGGCTCGTCGCGCGCTACGGCGTCGCCGGCAACTGGCTCTGGTGGAACGGCGCGATCTCCGGAATCCTCACCGTGTTCTTCTTTGCGCGGCTCTGGCGGCGCGCGGGCGTCATCACCGACGTCGAGTTCGCGGAGCTGCGCTACGGCGGCCGGCCGGCCGCGGTGCTCCGGGGGTTCCGCGCGCTCTACCTGGCGCTGCCGATCAACCTCATCATCATGGGCTGGGTCACCCGAGCGATGGTGACCATCCTCGAAATCACCCTGCACGTGAACCCCTGGGCCGCGGCGCTCGCGCTCTTTGCCCTCACCGCCATCTACAGCACGCTCTCCGGCCTCTGGGGCGTCATCGTGACCGACGCGTTTCAGTTCTGCGTGGCGATGGGGGGAACGATCCTGCTCGCCGTGCTCGCCGTGAACTCGGTGGGCGGCCTCGACGTGCTGGTCACGAAGAGCGCGGAGCACTTCGGCTCGCCCCAGGCCGCGTTCAGCGTGCTGCCGCCGGCGCACCAGGCATGGCTCCCGCTCTCGACGCTGCTCGTCTTTCTGGGAGTGCAGTGGTGGGCGGCCTGGTATCCGGGCGCCGAGCCGGGCGGCGGCGGCTACATCGCGCAGCGAATCTTCTCGGCCAGAGACGAGCGCCAGGGCCTGCTCGCGACGCTCTGGTTCAACATCGCGCACTACGCGCTGCGCCCCTGGCCCTGGATTCTCGTCGGCTTCGTGAGCGTGCTGCGCTACCCCGGGCTCGCCAACCCGGAGGAAGGGTTCGTGCGGGTGATGGTGGACGTATTACCGTCGCCGGCCAAGGGACTGCTGCTCGCCGCATTCGCGGCCGCCTACATGAGCACGATCAGCACCCACCTCA
This genomic interval from Gemmatimonadales bacterium contains the following:
- a CDS encoding DUF1343 domain-containing protein, which codes for MWSAACAACGAGPGQLPASARQQAVRPGIEVLLSDSMHLVRGRRVGLVTNQSGVDSRGRRDVDRLLAAGVRVTALFGPEHGFNGRLDVDTRPAGAVERDSATGLPVYALHDGVRPIGPTPAMLADIDILLLDLQDAGARYYTYAATAVLVMQSAATARIPVVVLDRPDPIGGLVQGNALDSATPSAVARLPVAMRHGMTLGELARLANGVLGLGADLTVVPVAGWRRTMALDQTGLPLVPPSLNLRSMESLFHYPGLCLFEGTALSVGRGSDAPFEQIGAPWLDAAGVVAALGEAPMGGVRFSAVRFTPDHPGDGKFDGQRLNGIRLHVTDRARYDPTATAVYLLSAITARHPGRIALDSARFDRLAGGPALRQALERAEDPAAIVRSWEPARRRFLERRRPYLIYGDVPAR
- a CDS encoding glycoside hydrolase family 3 N-terminal domain-containing protein; amino-acid sequence: MHLRSLAPWALAAGALASFGVAPVRAAQAVEAQAPDPAVDRILATLSLHDRAAQLVMPWLPGTYASADDPSGATVRRWVDSLHVGGLIVSVGSPLDIAARLNRLQRRSRLPLLIASDLEEGTARRLAGGTAFPTNMGVAAGGRESDAYAMGRVTAEEGRAVGIRLAFAPVADVNSNPDNPIINVRSFGADPRAVARFVSAEVRGMQEHGVLATVKHFPGHGDTDINSHLSLPVIHADWARLDSLELVPFRAAIAAGAAGVMSAHIAVPALDGGRTEPGTIDPGMLTGVLRDSLGFRGLVVTDALDMAGLVRGWGADDAPVLALMAGADLLLQPADPDGAVDAIVRAVRDGRITRARLDRSVRRVLAMKHRAGLFRHRTVPLDGVSRAVGSAEHLAVASGVATRSIVLLDDGAGALDSLRSAPRRVALVAYGEEPQIPVGHALAAGLRDAGDTVALFRLWPASGPASYDSARALLGGAGTALFAVAVRAIAGNARVAIPDALAALINATARSRATVLLSLGSPYIIRQTPAVGTYLIAWSANPISETAAARALSGAAIGGRLPISIPPAFPLGAGLDRPETRRGGTPTLTSERR
- a CDS encoding sodium:solute symporter family protein, with protein sequence MTLAAGDWLIIAAYFAISAAIGLAYTRTAGKSLAEYFVSGRSLPWWLAGTSMVATTFAADTPLAVAGLVARYGVAGNWLWWNGAISGILTVFFFARLWRRAGVITDVEFAELRYGGRPAAVLRGFRALYLALPINLIIMGWVTRAMVTILEITLHVNPWAAALALFALTAIYSTLSGLWGVIVTDAFQFCVAMGGTILLAVLAVNSVGGLDVLVTKSAEHFGSPQAAFSVLPPAHQAWLPLSTLLVFLGVQWWAAWYPGAEPGGGGYIAQRIFSARDERQGLLATLWFNIAHYALRPWPWILVGFVSVLRYPGLANPEEGFVRVMVDVLPSPAKGLLLAAFAAAYMSTISTHLNWGASYLVNDVYLRFIRPGASPRAQVLASRIATGLMMTLSLVVMAFLSDVEQGWKLILGLGAGTGLVLILRWYWWRINAWSEISAMTASFVTAVALQLARVDTGNTSSTDYAFAMLGTVAVTTVVWLAATFATAPESAETLERFYRRVRPGGAGWRRVSKRLGYGDDPIPGGALSWMNWAAGVVAVYAAVFGTGALVTGRRGSGVVYLTIAVAAFVLIQRNLRADPQLTARVDTAPATL